In Candidatus Defluviilinea proxima, a single genomic region encodes these proteins:
- a CDS encoding DUF4870 domain-containing protein, with the protein MNNTPTTEDRIWSAIAHLSALTMGVGLVLPIVGWSSYRRKSNYVAFQSLQALGYQSLGYTIWILVALVIVVVQSLSTLSKMVAAANNGADFGSLTAMGMGGHFAVMFGLMGLYFALPIIAAITCALGKDFRYPLMGNKLARYLGYDTITSNEEQTWLIEDHEDRWVAAMGHFSVIIIFWGMLTPVIAWMMQGKRSWFLKFQAVQAFVFQAGTLLLYFGAGIICFGGALFFLASIGTSGALDFESPAVMTSMIVFLVSMLCASVVMLIVPLLHIMGQWAGYRVLKGDEYRYPWIGRLLEKRLAKQ; encoded by the coding sequence ATGAATAACACGCCTACAACGGAAGATCGCATCTGGTCAGCTATCGCTCATCTTTCTGCCCTAACGATGGGGGTAGGACTGGTGCTTCCCATTGTAGGTTGGTCGAGTTACAGGCGGAAATCAAATTATGTAGCCTTCCAAAGTTTGCAGGCACTTGGGTATCAGTCGTTGGGATATACGATCTGGATCCTGGTCGCATTGGTGATCGTTGTTGTGCAGTCTCTCAGTACACTCTCGAAGATGGTTGCGGCGGCCAATAATGGCGCGGACTTTGGATCATTGACTGCCATGGGGATGGGTGGACATTTCGCGGTCATGTTCGGTTTGATGGGCCTTTATTTTGCATTGCCAATCATTGCGGCAATCACTTGTGCTTTGGGGAAAGATTTCCGCTATCCGTTGATGGGGAATAAACTTGCTCGTTATCTGGGATATGACACGATAACTTCAAATGAAGAACAAACATGGTTAATCGAAGATCATGAAGACCGTTGGGTTGCCGCAATGGGACATTTCAGCGTCATCATCATTTTTTGGGGAATGCTGACACCTGTCATAGCGTGGATGATGCAGGGGAAGCGTAGTTGGTTCCTGAAGTTTCAGGCTGTGCAAGCATTTGTGTTTCAGGCAGGGACTCTGCTCCTTTATTTTGGAGCGGGAATCATATGCTTCGGTGGGGCATTATTTTTTCTGGCATCCATAGGAACATCCGGTGCGCTGGACTTTGAATCGCCTGCTGTAATGACGAGCATGATCGTGTTTTTGGTTTCCATGCTTTGTGCCTCGGTTGTCATGTTGATCGTGCCTTTGTTGCATATCATGGGTCAGTGGGCTGGCTACCGTGTGCTCAAAGGTGATGAATATCGCTATCCATGGATCGGACGGTTGTTGGAGAAACGCTTGGCGAAACAGTAA
- a CDS encoding SET domain-containing protein-lysine N-methyltransferase: MTGQFYSHLNPKCDSGVFEEKGGCGVFAREPIKKGELICLWGGRIVAHEELNPKMQFFTQRILQIEEGLYLEAPLPLEPTDCFNHSCDPNVGFTGQIGLIAMRNIEAGEELNFDYAMCDGSNYDEFDCYCGSPNCRGQVKGTDWSLPELWEKYNGYFMPYLARRIEALKAKMHIVA; this comes from the coding sequence ATGACCGGACAGTTTTATTCCCATCTGAACCCGAAATGTGACTCGGGTGTATTTGAAGAGAAAGGCGGGTGCGGCGTATTTGCTCGCGAACCGATCAAGAAAGGCGAGTTGATATGCCTGTGGGGAGGCCGTATCGTGGCTCATGAAGAGCTCAACCCCAAGATGCAGTTCTTCACGCAACGCATCCTCCAGATCGAGGAAGGCTTGTATTTGGAAGCCCCGCTTCCTTTAGAGCCTACCGATTGCTTCAACCATTCCTGTGATCCCAATGTTGGGTTTACAGGGCAGATCGGTTTGATCGCCATGCGCAATATCGAAGCTGGGGAGGAACTTAACTTCGATTACGCCATGTGTGATGGTTCGAATTACGATGAGTTCGACTGCTATTGTGGCAGTCCCAATTGCCGTGGGCAGGTCAAAGGCACCGATTGGTCGCTCCCCGAATTATGGGAAAAATATAACGGCTACTTCATGCCGTACCTCGCAAGACGTATCGAAGCCCTTAAAGCCAAGATGCACATCGTAGCGTAA
- a CDS encoding pentapeptide repeat-containing protein — protein MKITQEEIDKLLTESKRSPLVLKGYDLTETNLAGANLIYADLSDSELTGVNLVGANLTGAKLLGAELSEVKLTGVNLVQADLTSAILVGADLMGAILVKAIMNNAKLLGADLTAARITGARLTYANLIHTVLLASDLSFADLNHSELICANLTAANMTGANLENSNLAEAILNESRLASASLYSAKLIKASLLWTDARYATLIEANLSEADLRGVRYNDETKWPDGFDPITAGAIHTEY, from the coding sequence ATGAAAATAACACAAGAAGAAATTGACAAGTTACTTACTGAAAGCAAGCGATCCCCGTTGGTTCTGAAAGGGTATGACCTGACCGAAACTAACCTGGCCGGAGCAAATCTAATCTATGCGGATTTGTCAGACTCTGAATTAACAGGCGTTAATTTGGTGGGAGCTAATTTGACAGGCGCCAAACTGCTAGGGGCAGAGTTAAGTGAAGTCAAATTGACTGGAGTCAATCTGGTGCAAGCTGATTTGACCAGCGCTATCTTAGTAGGAGCTGATTTGATGGGTGCAATTCTTGTTAAAGCCATCATGAATAACGCTAAATTGCTAGGAGCTGATTTGACAGCAGCAAGAATAACAGGGGCCAGATTAACTTACGCAAACTTAATACACACTGTTCTATTGGCATCTGATTTGAGTTTTGCCGATTTGAATCATTCTGAGTTAATTTGCGCCAATCTGACAGCGGCGAATATGACAGGAGCTAACTTGGAGAACTCTAATTTGGCAGAAGCAATTCTGAACGAAAGTAGACTGGCATCAGCTAGTTTGTATTCAGCAAAATTAATCAAGGCCAGCCTGTTGTGGACTGATGCTCGTTATGCTACTCTGATCGAGGCAAATCTATCAGAAGCTGACTTGAGAGGAGTTAGATACAATGATGAGACAAAATGGCCTGATGGGTTTGATCCAATTACTGCGGGAGCGATTCACACAGAATATTAG
- a CDS encoding acyl-CoA carboxylase subunit beta — translation MSTQSKNQLLNEKKARSRLGGGAERIETQHKKGRLTARERIDLLLDKGSFREVDAFVQHRTYDFDLDQQKFMSDSVVTGWGTIEGRLIYIFSQDFTVFGGSLGEVHAEKICKIMDMAMKNGAPVIGLNDSGGARIQEGVVSLAGYGEIFLRNTMASGVIPQISVIMGPCAGGAVYSPALTDFIFMTRDSSYMFVTGPDIVKAATHEEVDFEGLGGASIHAEKSGVCHIAADSEQDTLYLVRKLLSFLPQNNMEDAPFVNSGDDPLRTEDALNTIIPDDANKPYDMREVISMVVDKGEFMEIQEGYAGNILIGFARLGGHTVGIVANQPDVLAGVLDIKSSEKAGRFIRFCDAFNIAVVTFVDTPGYLPGTDQEHHGVIRRGAKLLYAYCEATVPKLTVITRKAYGGAYLVMSSKHLRGDLNLAWPSAEIAVMGPDGAVGKVFSKELKSARNPDAKKKELIEEYREKFANPYVAAERGYIDDVIEPKETRPRLINALEMLSNKRDSNPAKKHGNIPL, via the coding sequence ATGAGCACCCAGTCGAAAAACCAACTTCTGAATGAGAAAAAAGCGCGATCGCGTTTAGGCGGCGGCGCAGAACGAATTGAAACCCAACACAAAAAGGGACGGCTGACCGCACGCGAACGCATCGACCTTTTGCTCGACAAAGGTTCGTTCCGTGAGGTGGATGCATTCGTCCAGCATCGTACGTATGATTTCGATCTTGACCAGCAGAAATTTATGAGTGACTCGGTGGTGACCGGCTGGGGAACCATTGAGGGACGTTTGATCTATATCTTTTCGCAGGACTTCACGGTCTTTGGTGGTAGCTTGGGCGAAGTCCATGCGGAGAAGATCTGCAAGATCATGGATATGGCAATGAAGAACGGCGCACCCGTGATCGGATTGAACGATTCAGGTGGCGCACGCATTCAAGAAGGTGTTGTCTCGCTGGCAGGTTATGGTGAGATCTTTTTACGAAATACAATGGCATCAGGTGTCATTCCACAGATCAGCGTCATTATGGGACCCTGCGCCGGCGGCGCGGTCTACTCCCCTGCCCTGACAGACTTTATCTTTATGACACGCGATTCTTCATATATGTTCGTGACAGGACCCGACATCGTCAAAGCCGCAACGCACGAAGAAGTGGACTTTGAAGGCTTGGGCGGCGCGTCCATCCATGCAGAGAAATCAGGCGTTTGTCATATCGCCGCAGACAGCGAACAGGATACGTTGTACCTCGTTCGCAAGTTGTTATCCTTCCTCCCCCAAAACAACATGGAAGATGCTCCCTTCGTGAACAGCGGAGATGATCCACTACGAACGGAAGATGCACTGAACACGATCATCCCTGATGATGCGAATAAACCTTACGACATGCGAGAAGTGATCAGCATGGTGGTCGATAAAGGCGAGTTCATGGAAATACAGGAAGGATATGCGGGCAATATTCTGATCGGGTTTGCGCGTTTGGGCGGACACACTGTCGGCATTGTGGCGAACCAACCCGATGTATTGGCTGGCGTACTGGACATAAAATCCTCTGAAAAAGCGGGACGTTTCATCCGTTTTTGTGATGCGTTCAACATCGCAGTTGTGACATTTGTAGACACGCCCGGATACCTACCGGGCACCGATCAGGAACATCACGGCGTCATCCGTCGTGGCGCGAAGTTGTTGTATGCCTACTGCGAAGCGACCGTTCCCAAGTTGACTGTCATCACACGCAAGGCTTATGGCGGCGCGTATCTGGTAATGAGCAGTAAGCACCTCCGCGGTGATTTGAACCTAGCATGGCCCAGCGCGGAAATTGCCGTGATGGGACCTGACGGTGCAGTGGGCAAGGTCTTCAGCAAAGAACTGAAGTCTGCTCGCAACCCCGATGCAAAGAAAAAGGAATTGATCGAAGAGTACCGCGAAAAATTCGCCAACCCCTACGTGGCGGCAGAACGCGGTTACATTGACGATGTTATCGAGCCAAAGGAAACACGTCCGCGCTTGATCAATGCGTTGGAGATGTTGAGCAACAAACGCGATTCGAATCCCGCCAAGAAGCACGGGAATATTCCGTTGTAA
- a CDS encoding GNAT family N-acetyltransferase: protein MGINPMGLDWKRFVVAVDAQDVMIGCGQLKPHGTDILELASIAVYPEYRGQGVARAIIEYLLKESPRPLYLMCESSNGSLYEKFGFRVLTYEEMPRYFQRMSKLAGLVTTLAQREERLLIMKLQ from the coding sequence GTGGGGATCAACCCGATGGGTTTGGATTGGAAGCGTTTTGTCGTGGCGGTAGATGCTCAAGATGTAATGATCGGATGCGGCCAGCTGAAGCCTCATGGGACAGATATCCTTGAATTGGCTTCGATTGCTGTGTATCCTGAATATCGCGGGCAGGGTGTTGCACGCGCGATCATTGAATATCTGTTGAAGGAAAGTCCGCGCCCTTTGTATTTGATGTGTGAGTCATCGAACGGGTCACTTTATGAAAAGTTCGGCTTTCGTGTGCTGACCTATGAAGAGATGCCGCGCTATTTTCAGCGCATGAGCAAACTGGCGGGGTTGGTGACCACATTGGCGCAGAGAGAGGAACGTCTGCTCATCATGAAGTTGCAGTAA
- a CDS encoding M55 family metallopeptidase — MKILVAADMEGITGVTTWEQVTPGHAEYARFRKLMTQDVNAAIRGAMEAGADEIIVADGHWDGSNILIEELDPRARLNTGSPAPFSMMQGIDETVDGVFFIGYHARNGTPNAVLDHTWSSATVANVWLNDILTGEYGLNAALAGHFGVPVIMTSGDQTACAQIVEALGDMETAVVKQAVGRFAAECLAPAMTKQMIFVSASRAVERLLDGDVPDPFILDVPVRVTVEFFTSDMADKVSRIPFTQRDGTRVSFSAREMAEAYSGFRALVGLASG, encoded by the coding sequence ATGAAGATCCTTGTTGCCGCAGACATGGAGGGAATTACGGGCGTGACCACATGGGAGCAAGTCACGCCGGGCCATGCAGAATATGCGCGATTTCGTAAGTTGATGACACAGGATGTGAATGCCGCGATCCGTGGGGCGATGGAAGCGGGTGCGGATGAGATCATTGTTGCAGATGGACATTGGGACGGTTCCAATATCTTGATCGAAGAGCTTGACCCGCGTGCGCGACTGAATACAGGGTCGCCTGCTCCCTTTTCGATGATGCAAGGAATTGATGAAACAGTAGATGGGGTTTTCTTTATTGGGTATCACGCACGTAATGGAACACCAAATGCAGTCCTTGATCACACCTGGTCATCGGCAACGGTTGCCAATGTATGGCTAAATGATATTTTGACCGGGGAATACGGTTTGAATGCGGCGCTGGCCGGCCATTTTGGAGTGCCTGTGATTATGACATCTGGTGACCAAACAGCTTGTGCACAAATTGTAGAAGCATTGGGTGATATGGAAACAGCAGTAGTCAAACAGGCGGTAGGACGGTTTGCGGCAGAATGTTTGGCTCCTGCAATGACAAAGCAAATGATCTTCGTTTCTGCTTCGCGTGCGGTGGAGAGATTGTTGGATGGTGACGTGCCGGATCCATTTATATTGGACGTGCCTGTACGTGTGACTGTGGAATTCTTTACTTCGGATATGGCCGACAAAGTTTCGCGGATTCCATTCACTCAGCGAGATGGGACGCGCGTCTCTTTTTCGGCGAGGGAGATGGCTGAGGCGTATAGCGGGTTTCGGGCGTTGGTAGGGCTGGCCTCAGGGTAG
- a CDS encoding ComEA family DNA-binding protein — translation MQNIKSVLYMISGILFGLFVAALVWVVARNPSGEAVTLRPPPTEKPIVVHVTGAVPRPGVYALPEGARVQDVISAAGGFLAEADKETINLARPLEDGEMLDIPYGEGFSPVIPTAETRIQEIEITNDLVNINTASSVELEALPGIGPTTAQKIVDYRETNGPFLSTEDIVNVSGIGPGTYERIKDLITVDS, via the coding sequence ATGCAAAATATAAAATCTGTTCTTTACATGATCTCGGGGATTTTGTTTGGTTTGTTCGTGGCCGCTCTTGTGTGGGTGGTGGCGCGCAACCCAAGTGGGGAGGCGGTCACGCTCCGCCCGCCGCCGACCGAGAAACCGATCGTTGTCCACGTTACCGGTGCTGTACCGCGCCCCGGTGTGTATGCTTTGCCTGAAGGCGCGCGTGTGCAAGATGTGATCTCTGCCGCAGGTGGTTTCCTTGCAGAAGCCGATAAAGAGACGATCAATCTAGCGCGTCCACTTGAAGATGGCGAGATGTTGGATATTCCTTATGGCGAAGGTTTTTCGCCGGTGATTCCCACAGCAGAAACGCGCATTCAAGAGATCGAAATAACGAACGATCTGGTCAACATCAACACCGCCTCTTCTGTTGAGCTTGAAGCTTTGCCGGGCATTGGCCCCACAACTGCACAAAAGATCGTTGACTATCGCGAAACGAATGGACCGTTCCTTTCCACTGAAGATATCGTCAATGTATCGGGTATTGGCCCCGGCACTTATGAGCGTATAAAAGACCTGATCACTGTGGACTCGTGA
- a CDS encoding CPBP family intramembrane metalloprotease, whose protein sequence is MKYLLGEKLKFDWKIVTITIVSTLLLMVDYYHRLTPYKYWDRVILYLVIPLLIILVFFRENPKEYGFSLGDWKAGLIITAIGILLMAPIIYYLGHGDASMQGYYKPYVKGLPWTTFLDLIGWEFIFRGWILFGYARKFGPESLWVQAVPFALMHNGKPEVETLSTIFGGFAFGWVAYRTKSFVWPFLIHWFIATFIIIVAAGLI, encoded by the coding sequence ATGAAATATCTCCTTGGCGAAAAACTAAAATTTGATTGGAAGATCGTCACCATCACTATTGTCTCTACTTTGTTGTTGATGGTGGATTATTACCATCGCCTGACCCCGTATAAGTATTGGGATAGGGTAATCCTGTATCTTGTCATCCCACTGCTTATTATTCTGGTCTTCTTCCGGGAGAACCCGAAAGAGTATGGCTTCTCCCTCGGGGACTGGAAGGCAGGACTTATCATCACGGCCATTGGGATTTTGCTGATGGCGCCCATTATTTATTATCTGGGGCACGGTGATGCGTCTATGCAAGGTTATTACAAGCCGTATGTCAAAGGTCTGCCATGGACGACTTTCCTTGACCTCATTGGTTGGGAGTTCATCTTCCGTGGCTGGATCTTGTTCGGGTACGCCCGCAAATTTGGGCCAGAGTCGTTGTGGGTGCAGGCTGTCCCGTTTGCGTTGATGCATAATGGCAAGCCCGAAGTGGAGACTCTCTCCACGATCTTTGGCGGTTTCGCGTTTGGTTGGGTGGCCTACAGAACAAAATCCTTTGTGTGGCCGTTCTTAATCCATTGGTTCATCGCGACGTTTATTATCATTGTCGCGGCGGGCCTGATTTAA
- a CDS encoding class IV adenylate cyclase → MQEIEAKFYVLDLDRIRMRLQSLEALLIQERVLETNIRFDLPDGGLRSEGRVLRLRQDTEAKLTYKGPSSTDQGVLSHTEIEFNVGDYDKAKAFIEALGYQKLFYYEKYRTTYELHQTSEVFVEHPRNGVEGAETSEVLHVMLDELPYGNFVEIEGEGVESIRAVANKLNLNWDTAAPISYHLLFTRLCAKHPELDPSDLSFSALKGLEISAEDLSIRAANG, encoded by the coding sequence ATGCAAGAGATCGAAGCCAAATTTTATGTTTTAGATTTGGATCGGATCAGGATGCGTCTCCAATCTTTGGAGGCGCTTTTGATTCAAGAACGTGTGCTCGAGACGAATATCCGCTTCGACCTACCCGACGGCGGCCTCCGTTCCGAGGGACGTGTACTACGCCTCAGGCAGGATACCGAAGCCAAACTCACCTACAAAGGCCCCAGTTCCACCGATCAGGGAGTACTAAGCCACACTGAAATCGAATTCAATGTGGGAGATTACGATAAAGCAAAAGCGTTTATAGAAGCACTGGGGTATCAGAAACTTTTTTACTACGAAAAGTATAGAACGACATATGAGCTCCATCAGACTTCCGAAGTCTTTGTGGAGCACCCCCGAAACGGAGTGGAGGGGGCTGAGACTTCGGAAGTCTTACACGTCATGCTCGATGAGCTCCCTTACGGGAATTTTGTCGAGATCGAGGGAGAAGGTGTCGAGTCCATTCGCGCCGTTGCCAACAAGCTCAATCTAAATTGGGACACTGCCGCTCCAATCAGCTACCATTTGTTATTCACACGCTTATGCGCGAAACATCCTGAACTTGATCCAAGTGATTTATCTTTTTCCGCACTCAAGGGATTGGAAATCTCCGCCGAAGATCTATCTATCCGCGCGGCGAATGGGTGA
- a CDS encoding biotin/lipoyl-binding protein, which produces MKYITTINDKEFLVEVLDDHHVSINGKTYQVDFEAVSGQPVYSLILDGKSHEAYVREGDDAWQVLLRGRLYPAKVEDEREKRLRVAAGGGVAEGGEYHLKAPMPGLVVAIPVEEGQEIKKGQVLLILESMKMQNELKSPRDGVVNRIKVKAGESVEQKQALLSVH; this is translated from the coding sequence ATGAAATATATAACAACGATCAACGACAAGGAGTTTCTCGTTGAGGTGCTTGACGATCATCATGTAAGCATCAACGGAAAAACCTATCAAGTCGATTTTGAAGCTGTGAGCGGACAACCCGTCTACTCCTTGATACTCGATGGCAAATCACATGAAGCCTATGTGCGCGAAGGTGACGATGCCTGGCAGGTTTTACTGCGCGGCCGTTTGTATCCTGCCAAGGTGGAAGATGAACGCGAGAAACGCCTGCGCGTGGCGGCCGGTGGCGGCGTGGCCGAGGGCGGCGAGTATCATCTCAAAGCGCCCATGCCCGGACTCGTAGTGGCCATCCCCGTTGAAGAAGGTCAAGAGATCAAGAAGGGGCAAGTATTGCTTATTCTTGAATCCATGAAGATGCAGAACGAATTGAAATCCCCACGCGATGGTGTTGTCAACCGAATCAAGGTCAAGGCGGGGGAAAGTGTCGAACAAAAACAAGCACTGTTGAGCGTACACTAA
- a CDS encoding acyl-CoA dehydrogenase family protein gives MIRDAANDFAQNEIVPIAAEFDESGEFPHATIKKMGAMGFMGIEVPEEYGGAGMDTLAYVLALEEISKADASHGVIMSVNNSLYCHGILKFGTEEQKKKFITPIASGKCIGAYSLTEPQSGSDAGTMKSRATLDGDHYILNGRKSWVTSGPVADYYVVFMMTAPEKKQKGVSAFLVEANTPGLIRGKKEPKLGIRASATSELIFENCHVPVGNRLGEEGDGFKIAMTVLDAGRIGIATQALGIAEAAYEAARRYTVEREAFGQPIGAFQGTGFKIADMKTRIEASRLLIYNAALAKIKSKETGARYSLEASMAKLFASETAMYVTHQAVQIHGGMGYSKELPVERYFRDAKITEIYEGTSEIQRLVISRSEMGLK, from the coding sequence ATGATCCGTGATGCCGCCAATGATTTTGCGCAGAACGAGATCGTGCCGATTGCCGCCGAGTTTGATGAAAGCGGCGAATTCCCACATGCAACGATCAAGAAGATGGGAGCTATGGGCTTTATGGGCATTGAGGTCCCTGAAGAATATGGCGGCGCTGGCATGGACACGCTTGCCTATGTTCTCGCTCTTGAGGAGATCAGCAAAGCGGATGCATCGCACGGTGTCATTATGTCGGTGAACAACTCACTATACTGTCATGGCATTCTCAAGTTTGGGACGGAAGAGCAAAAGAAAAAATTCATCACCCCCATCGCGTCCGGTAAATGTATCGGTGCATACTCATTGACCGAGCCGCAATCCGGCTCCGATGCAGGGACAATGAAATCCCGTGCCACGCTAGACGGCGATCATTACATCCTGAATGGACGCAAATCCTGGGTCACAAGCGGGCCTGTCGCTGATTATTATGTTGTCTTCATGATGACGGCCCCAGAGAAAAAGCAAAAAGGCGTGAGTGCATTTCTTGTGGAAGCAAACACGCCCGGCTTGATACGCGGAAAGAAAGAACCAAAGCTTGGCATCCGTGCATCGGCGACGAGTGAATTGATCTTTGAAAACTGTCATGTCCCTGTGGGAAACCGTTTAGGCGAGGAAGGCGACGGATTCAAGATCGCCATGACCGTACTGGACGCCGGCCGGATTGGCATTGCGACACAAGCGCTTGGGATCGCAGAAGCGGCTTATGAAGCGGCACGCAGGTATACGGTCGAGAGAGAAGCGTTTGGTCAACCTATAGGAGCATTTCAGGGAACAGGATTCAAGATCGCGGATATGAAAACACGCATCGAAGCATCCCGCTTATTGATTTATAATGCTGCGCTTGCAAAGATAAAGTCGAAAGAAACAGGCGCTCGCTATTCGCTGGAAGCGTCCATGGCAAAACTGTTCGCATCAGAGACTGCGATGTATGTCACGCATCAAGCTGTGCAGATCCATGGCGGCATGGGCTACAGCAAAGAATTACCAGTGGAACGTTACTTCCGCGATGCCAAGATCACAGAGATATACGAGGGAACAAGCGAGATACAAAGACTCGTTATATCAAGAAGTGAAATGGGGTTGAAATAA
- the accC gene encoding acetyl-CoA carboxylase biotin carboxylase subunit: MFKKVLVANRGEIAVRIIRACRELGIETVAVYSEADRHALHVRYADEAYLLGPAPSRESYLRADKILDIAKKSGADAIHPGYGFLAEREDFSAACEENKIAFIGPKPSAIAAMGDKMTARNTVAAAGVPVVPGTEGEAGLPDNELLAIAPQIGFPLLIKATAGGGGKGMREVKSIEEMPALLQSARREAESAFGDGNVYLEKLVEGARHIEIQILADSHGNVIHLGERECSLQRRHQKLLEEAPSSELDEELRNRMGTVAVKAAQAVNYVNAGTIEFLLDKDRNFYFLEMNTRLQVEHPVTEMVTGIDIVKEQIRIARGRALTYKQEDVKFNGHAIECRINAEDPYNGFMPSTGRITHSLLPTGPGVRVDTGVYPGFEITPFYDPMIAKLIVWGETRAQAILRMRRALEEYRIVGVRTNIPFHQTMMDSHRFMAGQYDTRFVEERFSMEEAEEYRKNHEEVAAILATLVAHRTTERSAQIVQRNERDTSNWKWVGRWERMHR; the protein is encoded by the coding sequence ATGTTCAAAAAAGTATTGGTAGCAAACCGAGGAGAGATTGCCGTACGCATCATCCGTGCGTGCCGCGAGTTGGGAATCGAAACTGTCGCTGTATATTCTGAGGCAGACAGGCACGCGCTTCACGTCCGTTATGCAGACGAGGCATATTTATTGGGCCCTGCCCCGTCACGCGAATCGTACTTGCGTGCAGATAAGATCTTGGATATCGCAAAGAAATCAGGAGCCGATGCTATTCACCCCGGCTACGGCTTCCTCGCAGAACGCGAAGATTTTTCAGCCGCATGCGAGGAGAATAAAATCGCTTTTATTGGTCCGAAGCCATCAGCGATTGCGGCCATGGGCGATAAGATGACCGCTCGCAATACAGTTGCCGCGGCAGGAGTACCCGTAGTGCCGGGCACCGAAGGCGAAGCTGGGCTTCCCGATAATGAATTGCTCGCCATTGCACCTCAGATCGGTTTCCCGTTGCTGATCAAAGCTACAGCGGGTGGCGGTGGAAAAGGCATGAGGGAGGTAAAGTCCATTGAGGAGATGCCAGCCCTTTTACAGTCCGCGAGGCGTGAAGCGGAATCCGCTTTTGGGGATGGCAATGTCTATCTCGAGAAGTTGGTCGAAGGCGCGCGTCACATCGAGATCCAAATATTGGCAGACTCACACGGCAACGTCATCCACTTGGGCGAACGTGAATGTTCGTTGCAACGCAGGCATCAAAAACTTTTGGAAGAAGCACCTTCCTCTGAATTGGATGAGGAACTGCGCAATCGCATGGGCACAGTGGCCGTTAAAGCCGCACAGGCAGTGAATTATGTCAACGCGGGCACAATCGAGTTCCTGCTCGATAAAGACCGCAACTTTTACTTTCTTGAAATGAACACCCGCTTGCAGGTGGAACATCCTGTGACCGAAATGGTGACAGGCATCGACATCGTGAAGGAACAGATCCGCATCGCACGCGGACGTGCCCTAACCTACAAACAAGAAGATGTGAAGTTCAATGGCCATGCCATTGAATGCCGCATCAACGCTGAAGATCCCTACAACGGGTTCATGCCATCCACGGGGCGCATCACACACAGCCTGCTCCCCACCGGCCCCGGTGTTCGTGTGGATACGGGCGTGTACCCTGGCTTCGAGATCACGCCATTCTATGACCCGATGATCGCCAAGTTGATCGTGTGGGGTGAGACGCGCGCACAAGCCATTCTGCGTATGCGTCGCGCTCTTGAAGAATATCGCATCGTCGGCGTACGCACGAACATCCCCTTCCATCAAACCATGATGGACTCACATCGCTTCATGGCGGGACAATACGATACACGCTTCGTGGAAGAACGTTTCTCCATGGAAGAAGCTGAGGAATATCGCAAGAACCACGAAGAGGTCGCCGCGATCCTTGCCACATTGGTAGCACATCGCACAACAGAACGTTCCGCACAGATCGTACAACGCAACGAGCGCGATACCAGCAACTGGAAATGGGTCGGACGCTGGGAAAGAATGCACAGGTAA